TCCAACACAAAAAGCCACACCAACTGCCAATGCAATAACCAAACGCAAATCGTAGTGAAAGAACTAGCTGTACTCGGACACGAGCAGCGGTGTCCTGACCAGACATGATGTCGTGCCTTATCTGCTTCACCATCGCCTGTCTCTTGTTCCTCAGCAGCTTTATACTTGCCACCG
Above is a window of Eucalyptus grandis isolate ANBG69807.140 chromosome 9, ASM1654582v1, whole genome shotgun sequence DNA encoding:
- the LOC120288142 gene encoding uncharacterized protein LOC120288142; this encodes MLRSALSTFRVKEDEMDRKKVVCDCILSHQVRIKEETKRLATIRNQNSLKMTVASIKLLRNKRQAMVKQIRHDIMSGQDTAARVRVQLVLSLRFAFGYCIGSWCGFLCWT